The Oscillatoria sp. FACHB-1407 DNA segment CAGGGGTCAGTTGGTATGAGGCAAAGTCGGCGATCGTACGGGATGCCATTCGAGCTTATTTGGCTGCTCCTCGTTTCGTTCTTCCAACTGCGTAAGTCCTGTAGAAAAAATGTTCTTTAATTCCACCATCTCAAAAGTCTCATGCTGAAATTGGATTAATCGTTTATGAACGATCATCTAGAAAGGATTGTCCAAGCTGTTCAGCAGATTAATCAAGCTCCTGAGCTACACCGTCATCGGCTTATTTTAGTTGTCGTAGCAGCCATGCAGACATTGTCATTCCAGGAGATAGCCGATCAGCTTGGGTTTCATTACATAAACGTTAATTTTGAGCTAAGCCAACGGCTGCTAGAGGTTTCTAAACAGCAGCAGCCCATTAAAGCATTCAGATTACTTAATGATGAAATTATTGGGCAACCTGTCCAGCAGGGATTAGTCTTAGATCACTTTGAGATTCTCTTCGATCCGGGTTTGAGACTCGACCCAATGAGGTATCTGCTCGACGTTTCTCGGTACTATACGGTAGTAGCAAGATGGAATGGCTCCTACGATAAGGGGTACTTGGTTTATGCTGAACCTGGACACCCTGAGTATGTCCAATATCAACCGAAAGATGGGGTGATTATAAGTGTAGAATCAAACCCTTG contains these protein-coding regions:
- the brxF gene encoding BREX-3 system P-loop-containing protein BrxF yields the protein MNDHLERIVQAVQQINQAPELHRHRLILVVVAAMQTLSFQEIADQLGFHYINVNFELSQRLLEVSKQQQPIKAFRLLNDEIIGQPVQQGLVLDHFEILFDPGLRLDPMRYLLDVSRYYTVVARWNGSYDKGYLVYAEPGHPEYVQYQPKDGVIISVESNP